The following DNA comes from Alnus glutinosa chromosome 6, dhAlnGlut1.1, whole genome shotgun sequence.
TATAAGTCAGATTAAGCAGAAATTGATTAATATAACGGTGTAAAAAATCTTGTATCGTAATCAGATTCCGAGTAAGCTCTAATTGGGTTCTTGAttatcttttgcttttttttttttcaatacagGTAAAAAATTTGGAGTCACAGACTTTGTCAATGCTGGAGACTGTGGGAATAAATCTGTGACCCAGGTCTTCTCTTATAATTGTTGAATGATTCCTATTACTAAGTTTTATACTTCTATCCTTTGTTAACCTTGGGATAAACTGTTTATGCTTTGTAAAGTAAACATGCTTTTTGGTGGCTTGAACATTTACCCACGAATATCTTGTAGTATCAAAGTTATTAATGATTAATGTATACATGAATTACATGCTCCTATTTTTTAACTGTTGCAGTTTCTTTTCATCTCATTGGGCAGATGATCAATGAGATAAGTGGTGGAGGTGCAGACTATTGCTTTGAGTGTGTCGGATTGCCATCCTTGGTGCAGGAAGCATATGCCTGCTGCCgaaaggtctctctctctctctctctctctcacacacaaacACCCTTGGCGATGCATCACCTTTCTCCATTTCACTTTGAATTCAAGGATTTTCTCTACATTATGGAGATCTTGTGTGGTCTAACTGCTTTACTTGACTTCAGTTATGGCATAGTTAATCAAATCTAGCCCCAGCATCACACATCTCAAATCTTCATCAAGATGAACCAAGTATCACTAGTAGTGCTTGTCAAAATCGATCTTATACCCATACCTTAGAAATGAGGTCATGACTGATGACCCAAGATGGGCTCAAGCTTGGTGAACTTGAGCACACATATGAAAGATtattgatttgaattgtgaaAAGTAAGAGAAGTAAAAAGACAAGCTTAGATGAATTTTTTTGTGGTATGCGCTTGCGCTTATCTAATCACTGATTGAAGTTGTGGCGTGTTGAAGAGAAAATTGAAGCAAAAGAACATGCAGCACATAGGAATAATTCAATTGGGTGATTGATTATTGTACCACATACCGATGGCCCCCtgtattctttttccttaaaatgtCTCAGATCTCgttttttgtgtgtgtggtATGGTGCACTGAATAATAATTGATAATGTAATCTTATCTCTCTTTCCCAGGGTTGGGGAAAAACAATTGTGTTAGGAGTGGCCAAGCCGGGTTCACAAGTGAACCTTAGCtcttttgatgttcttcatAGCGGGAAAACCCTCATGGGATCCTTATTTGGAGGACTCAAAGCTAAATCTGATATTCCCGTCCTCCTTCAACGCTACTTGGACAAGGTGATTTAACGGTTATTAATGattatattttcatttcttctttcttttttctaattgcCTTCTTTCATTTTGATTTCTGTCAGGAACTGCAGCTGGATGAATTTGTCACGCATGAGGTAAGGTTTGATGACATCAACAAAGCTTTTGATTTACTCATTGAAGGACAGTGTCTTCGTTGTGTAATTTGGATGGACAAATGAGTAAGCTCCTATGGAATTTGATAGTGGTGAAGGCTCAATGACAACAATAAAACTATTGATTTGCTATGGACTTTGCTAGCCTTTCACTAGCAACCGCcaaccggtttttttttttttagcacatGCTGTATTCTTATCGACCAAATAATAGCTGTCGCCACGTTTGTTTGCTAAACATATCTTATACATTGGAcagctctttccttttcttgtaaGAATGACGTGCAATTGAGCACTGAATGCTTCACAGCAAATGCAGTAGATGCCTCTAGTATTTGTTGGGGGAGTAGTTTGACTATGTTTGATAATGTGTTTTGTTTGTGtgtatttgccttttttttttttttttttttttaagtttggaaAAGTGTTTTGACGTGACATAAagataaaaactgtttttgtatttttaagagtgttttatatttgggttgtttgttaatttaatttaattgtttttttgaagagaaaaccaaaggaaaaaaaaaaaaaaccaattagaGAAGCATTGATTAGCGAGCCTCCTTTGGTTTTTTCCCATTCAATGGTTGCTAATTAATCCATACAAGCTGCTGTTATCTAATTTCTGCTTAGAATACAATGAGAAATCCATCATCTTTAACTGGAACCCACAGTTCCAGTTAAATCCCAACATCATTTATTTccatgagaaagaagaagagttgTGTAAAATGTAGAAACCTCATATATTGACTTGTAAAACCTGTCTTTTGAGACTGTCTCACATTATTGACCGAAGTTTAAATCCCTTGATTCACTTGGGGTAcatttgagattgtgatttcgtagacaataagtgcaattttaaactaaatcgtagaACATAAATTATTTGAGAGTTACATTTTTAacaattatgatttgaaaacgcagaaaatctgttttttcaaatcacatgtaagatgatacttttttgaaaacgcagaattttaaaggctaaaccaCGATTTTGCccaacacttaactgcgtttttaaaaatcactttttaaaatcacacattttaaaatcgcaaaacCAAATAAACTCTtaatgaggaatgctagagcatcttcttgtgttctcctggaatggcatagatgtaattttttttgattaaaaaattgcatttgtGCCATCCAAAATgacatagatataattttttaattacatttatgtcattccaggagaacactgggagatgttctagcatttctcaactCTTAATAGTCGGATGAGGAACAATTTAAATGTTCGGAGTTTATCCATGCATTAACCAGTATAATACTTTAGCTGGATTGGCTCATTTGGCCCAATCAAAAATCTATAAGATAAGTAACCTTATCTCAAAtgttccatttcatttgaaataaccTTATCTTTATCTTCTGTCGTCCCTAATCCCTTTTATCCTTCCCTTAAAAAAAGCCTTTTGACCCGTGCATACAAGCATCAATCAAAGAAGTTAAGTACTGTATTGATTTGTGAGACAGCATTCAACGATTATATCTAAAAACAATGTTCCACAATTTATCTTCCAATTTTCATGGGATGCCTCCGACATTGCAATTTGCAAGCCTTCACACCTCATCAATATCTATGTATAGTAATGTTTTGGTCCTAAACGGGTCATGTCTGTATAATCTATTAATAATCCAATTGTCGCGGTTTGTTAGGCAACTGTCTGTCTGCCCACTTATAAATAACATTTTGCACCTACTAACAACAATGTCacgagtcccacattgccactTTGTTTGAGGGATAATAAGTGAGAGATATCATGTTTTGAGATTGCGTTAAGGAGCTTATAAAGTGTTTTTAGTGTATAAAAAAGTTGTGTCGAGCAAAAATGGGTCCGTttgctaaaaaaattaaaaaacatatttttggtCTTACAAAGTCCAAAACTGAGTTTTGGGAGAAGCTTGAAAATAAAGCTGTTTCTATAGACAAAAGCCCTATTTCTCAACGCAATCCTAAACAGGCTCAGAATCTTGTTAGCACAAGTGATAAAACGGCAACCAGTGATAGCACTGGTGATAAAACGACAACCAGTGATAGTACAGGTGACAAAATGGCAACCAGTGATAACACGGGTGATAAAATGACAACCAGTGATAGCACGGGTGATAAAACTGCAACCAGTGATCGCACGGGTGATAAAACAACAGCCAGTTATCGCACGGGTGATAAAACGGCAACCAATGGGAAGCCCATTCGATGCAAAGGTACCTCTTGGGATAATCttgtgaaactttttttttttttttttttagatatatgaaaatttgtaaatatgatatttttaaaaaggatAGGTTAataatggttttgaaaattctctctctctctctctctcttcttcttcttcttcttctttttttgaaaatgtattttgatatgatataaaagtgaaaatattaataaaatgattaaagaCAATTGCAGTGATATTATATGGTCAATCATTTTGAaaatgtattaattttttttattaatattatttagtatcaacaagaatttttgcaCCATCCAAATGTTTTACAACAAATTAATGTTTATAAGAGTGAGGCGGTGCATCATAGCTGATAGTGGAAAATGGGGGGTTTTTAAGAGTTCACACCCATGTTAGTAGGGAAAAAGAGGATATGATTcactaattaaaattaataaataaataaataaagagaacaaaaaaaaaagaaaaaaaatgaaggaaaatgaagatttatttatttatttattttccctcAAGAcaaatactttaacaaacaaACTCAATGTTCCTAATTAGTAACAAGGCAACAATTACAAGAGTTTTTGGGTGATTGCCAGACCATGCTTCCAGGCTTTGAGTAACTACACACAAGGTATGCTACTAGAGTGGCTATtgttaaaatttatattatacGCATATATCCCTTAATgtaccaaaataaataaataaaacatataaacaaaaagaagtaTTTGACAAGAACATTAAGGTAAGTCATGCCATGGTTTTAGTTGAAATTGACTTGTGAACATTTGTTAACCATGACCAATTTCAGTTTACAGCCTCAATTTCTCATAACAATGAGGAATAATTCAAGTGTTCGGAGTTTATTCGTGTGTTAACCAGTATAATCCTTTAGCTAGCTTGGCCCAATCAAAAAGCTAAGAGATAACTTATCTCATAtgttccatttcatttgaaataatattatttcTATCTTCTGTCATCCCTAATCTCTTTTATCATTCCCTTAAAAAATAGCCTTTGACCCCACATATAAGCATCAATCATATAAGCATCAATCAAATAAGTTAATTATTGCATTGATTTGTGAGATATAATCGGAAAAGAATGTTCCACAATTTATCTTCCAATTTTCATGGAATGTCTCAGACTGCTCATCAACATCTATGTATAGTAGTGTTTTGGTCTCTATAATCTCTTAATAATCCTCTAATCCTACATGTAGACGCTATTGCAGTTCATTAGGCAACTGTCTCTCTGCCCACCTtataaatagcatttctcaccCACCAACAACCATGTCACGAGTTCTACATTGCCACTTTGTTTGAGTGATAATAAGAGAGAGATAGTCTGTTTGAGACTGTGTTAAGAAGCTTACAAAGtgcttttagtacataaaaaaattgtgacaaGCAAAAAATTGGTCCCTttgctaaaaaaattaaaaagcattcTTTTGGTCTTAAAAAGTCCAAAACTGGGTTTTGGGAGAAGCTTGAAAATGAAGCTGTTTCTATAGATAAAAGCTATATTTTTCAACGCAATCTTAATCAGGCTCATAATCCTGGTAGCACGAGTGATAAAACGGAAACCAGTGGTAGCACGGTGATAAAATGGCAACTAGTGGGAAGCCCATTCGATGTAGAGGTATCTCTTGGGATAATCTtggaaaaactttttttaaaatttatttttagatatatGAAAATTTGTAAATATGATATTTTCAATAAGGATAGGTTAATAGtggttttgaaaattgtttttttttttttttaaacgaggatatgatataaaagtgaaaataattttttggtgggtgagaaatattttttggtagGGCCTATATTCAGATGCAAAACTATATTTGTGTACCTGTGTAACCTCCCTCAGTGGAGGAGCCAGGTGGTTGCTCAGCCACCAAAATCTGTTTGATAAAACCTTTttgcactattttttttttattattattacttttttagaAGTGAAACTGATATGTTCATGTTGTATACAATGTAGCTGCGGTTGGTCGGGCACCAGGTGAGCCTCTagtgattgaggagatcatggTGGCGCCGCCGATGCCTCGAGAGGTTCGAATTCGAATCATATGCAGCTCTCTTTGTCACACCGATGTTAGTATATGGAAATTGAAGGTTGTTATTTTAAAACACTCTTTATGGAACTCAAACTTTTGGTATTTTTAGATTTACGTTCATAAAATCTTGAAATTTGTTGACACATatatgccaatttttttttttttttatgtttgaagGATCCTCCTGGAATTTTTCCAAGAATTTTTGGTCATGAAGCTATCGGGTTAGTACGTGTTACATTTTTGTCTATTgactactaatttttttttttttttttttttttgttggggacTTTCACATTATTAAATTACTAATTGTCTCAAAACtttaagtttataaaaaaagagtaaatttaattaatattttaacactttcaCTCACACGCTCTCAACAAgtaaaacacatacaatatgaTGGGTatgtttaataattaattttgtaattgaaaaagttatttatttaatatatttttttggttaaatagtaataaaaagtaattgatgtgatataaaaaatatgaatgtttttagtttgactttttttaaaaaaaattgaaatggttTGTCAAATGGTGCCAATACTTTAACATACGTGCGGTGTATATCTTATTAAGGCCCTGTTTGAAATCCCCTTTCTCCTCCCCTCccattctttttatttctctcaaaaaaaatatcaatttcaaaacatttttaatttttttttcactttttatatcacatcaacaattttttaatactttttaaataaaaaactcactacaatacaattttttctcacttttccatataaattatttcaactttatatcacatcaatcttatttttcaattattaaaaaaaattccaaaggagaggggaggggaggggaaaggaaaggaaatttcAAACGGGTAAATCTCTTATTAAGAGAAAATATAAGCCCACAcgtatgttaaaatattaacaaaatgcaaacataatttaatcattttgttGTGATGATTTAcaagcttcttctttttgtctttttttttttttttttttgtgtgtgtgtagagTTGTGGAAAGCGTAGGGGAGGATGTAGATGAAGTGACTGAAGGAGATACAGTGATCCCTACATTCGTCTCAGATTGTGGAGAATGTGAAAACTGCAGATCAAAGAAGAGCAATCTGTGTTCAAAACTCCCTTTCACTGTATCTCAATGGATGCCTAGATATGAGACCAGCAGATTCACTGACCTCAATGGAGAGGTTATATACCACTTTATGTTTGTGTCCAGCTTTAGTGAGTATACAGTGGTAGACGTTGCCCATGTGACCAAATTTGATCCCTCAATTCCTCCAAATAGGGCATGCCTCTTCAGCTGCGGAGTATCAACAGGTAATTCCGTCACTGTTTGAAAAGtacatgacttttaaaaatgCAGGTAGACGTTTGATAAAATCTGTAATATATACGATACCTGTCGTGTGAAAACGCGGTTCGGTCTTTAAAATCGTACGTTTTTCAAAAACACTCTTACTTACTCTATGAAAACGTTACAACTTACAACTGCCATTTTTCATTCCCGAACAAGAAAAGTTttgcgattttgtttaaaaacacactATTCAAAACCCACATTTCAGAAGAACGTACACTTGAGTATCAGGTCTACTAGTTGAAAGTTGGCCTTTCATATAACAATAACCTCTTTTGTGCACCTTTCtcctttgtattttttggaAGCACATTTCATGCTGCATTTTAGTATTGATTGGAAGCTTGCATTAGACTCAGAAAACATATTGATGCAGTTTAACTTTGGGGTTTTAGGGGTTGGCGCTGCTTGGAAAACAGCAAATGTGGAGGCAGGATCAACTGTTGCTATATTTGGGCTGGGGTCTATTGGATTAGCTGTATGAACTTGCACAACTTTTCTTCCTTCACTTAATCTTTGATACCCTAGAAAAAGCTCATGGCTATTTGTTGGTTTTCTAGGTTTCCGAGGGAGCTAGACTATGTGGAGCTACTACAATAATTGGTGTGGATCTTAACCCTGACAAATATGAAATCGGTAAGTATATTTTATATCTGGAGTTACTTGTTAGTTAACTGTTATACGACTGTTATATAATTTGACGATGTGACAGTGAGAATCaacatttgttaaaaaaaatggattaattTTCACTGCCACGCTATCCCAATTATATGGCAAACATATAGTAGTCTATTAAATAGTATTAGTTATACCGAAATTATCTTTATGAAATAAATGACATCCCTTTCTTATATGAGGAGCATATGTGATCAATGCAAAAATTCTTCATTTCCAGTCAACTAATTGACTGAAAGAATCTTGTGTTGTGATCAAAATATGAGTGAGGTATGGATGATGTTCCTCTTTTGTTGTTAAAACAGGGAAAAAATTTGGAGTGACAGACTTTGTCAATGCTGGAAATTGTGGAGATAAATCTGTGAGCCAGGTTTTCCTCTTAATCCCTACGTGATAATTATTTAGTCACTGTTATTTGATTTCATACTTCTATCTATTCTTCATGCCTTTCGGTGGCATATGGGCTTGTGCCTAAGGAGCTCCATATATGTATTACTCTGTCTTTAGATGGGTTTATAATTGTTAAAGTAgagattaaatgattaaatttacatttttttatcagcttaagctttttgaataagtggtgatttaacataatattggAGCAAAATGCCATGAATTCGAATATTGTCTTCGTCAATTCACCCCCTTGGAAGTTGGAATATTTAATCTAAATGTGAGGTAAATTGATGAAAATAAGGTTGGAACTTAAGACCATtattgatatcatgttaaattaccgtTTATCCTCAAAACTTAAGCCGATAAGAAATGATGAATGAAGCCAAAGAAGGGGGAAGGGGGGTGGAAGGTGGAAAAAAATTAGGATGAAGAAATTTACATCCATCTGTTTTTAATCAATTTCAGCCTCTTTTTATCTCATTGTGCAGGTTATCAATGAGATGACAAATGGGGGTGCAGACTATTGCTTTGAATGCATTGGATCGGCATCCTTGGTGCATGAAGCATATGCTTGCTGCCgaaatgtctctctctctctctccctcccatAAATGAACTTCAGATGAGCATAAGCTTAATTATGTGTTTATTAATTGAATTTATCAGttatttcaaaactttaagTTGATAGAGAAgtgaatttttaattatttagttaatattttaacattatatGTCGTTCATAGATTGAACTAAATGATTGCTTATTATGTGCCACAATATCCTCTGCCCTGGTGTAATTTTTCAGATATTAAATTTGCAGGTTGTATGTATGCATTATGGTGCACTAAAAGCAATGAATGATATATATtataacctttttttctttctttctttttctccttaccTTCAGTGTTGGGGCAAAACTGTTATGGTAGGAGTGGCCAGGCCAGGGTCAGAATTGGGCCTTAGCTTTCACGATGTTCTTAACGCCGGGGGGAAAAGCATCATGGGATCCATATTTGGAGGACTCAAACCTAAATCTGATATTCCTATTCTCCTTAAACGTTACCTGGACAAGGTGATTTAACAGTtactagatatatatatatatatatctgcaaGCGTTTATTTGGATGATGGTAATTAGCTTGCAAACCAAAACCCGGATTGAATTTTATGCACCAAATTCgaaatcacatgtatttttaataggattaacaGAACATGTGATATATGTTCTTAATGACAGACGGGTTGAGCCCAAATGGGTGGAAAGCTTTGttcattctttttttgttattgtttctaattttctttttgttaatgaaCATCAGGAGCTGCAGTTGGATGGATTTGTCACACATGAAATTCAGTTCGAAGACATCAACAAAGCTTTTGATTTACTCATAGAAGGACAGAGTCTTCGATGTGTGATTTGGATGGACAAATGACCGAATGTGTGAGCTCTTACTATCAGATTGGCTAAACTTCACAGCAattgcttttatttattattattttattttgatgatgACCCATCCTTGTTGGATAAACTCCGAATACACAATTCCGTCTGCAATACCCGTGTATCGGTTGAGTGATGACTCAAACAACCGATCTCGTAATATTAACCAAACGAGTCGACCATTCGAGCTAACCCTCGTGGGAAACTGTTTTTATGTTAGCGTGTGGCTATTCAAGTTTTAAGTGCACCATATGTAAATAAAGTCTGTACGTTCCCTAATTAACCATATGTAAATCGTGGACAgctcttattatttttgtgttaaatGCACTAAGAAATACTGTATGCTTCTCTCTATGATACTGCAAACGCAGCAGAAGCCCCAGTGAAGTAGTTGATGGGGGAGTCCTTTGTTTTCCTTGCAGAACCAAAGTGTCTTAGCCTGTACACCCCGGAACTTGCCTCCTTAGGTATTTTCCACTCAGTGGTTGCCGTGCCATAGAAACTACTGTTGTCTAAATTCCACTTAAAATACAGAGAGAAATCGTCATCGTCATAAACAGGCACCCATCGCTCCTCTTGAAGCAGCTCTACCACTGCAAATGTGCCTTCTGTGAGCAAGTCATATCTTGGGTTTGCACTCCAAAATGTGGCACTTGGCCTGTCTCCCTTTCTGAATGTGCCACCAATAATGTCTTGTTTCATGTCTCCAAAGTTTATGCCAGGAGGAGGCGAATCTCCAAAAGGGTCAGGTACGAGCCTGAGCTGTACGGAGGAAAGATCTGGTGGTGAGGGACCCTTGTTTATGATCTTTTCTCCTTTTGCCATGGCTTTGGCTAATTTATTGAATTCTTGGATGTATGCTGATAGTGTGTATGGACCATAGATGGTTGAGGCAGCCTGCACACATCGCAAATATCTTATGTTTTGGCTCCTTAAATATTCTTAAGCTTAAGCGATGCTCAGATTCAAATCAAAGCTTAAGTTTATAGAAaaaagtgaatttaatcatttaattaatactttgacATATATATCCTTAAGTACTATTCTAAAGCATAGCTTTTGCGTGCAAGTTATCGCTGATCATACACGTACCTCGTATCGCTGTTGCTTGTATTCTTCAAAAGTTGCAACATATTGAGAGTAAGTATTTGTGAGGCCTGCTATTACAATATCTGTGAAATCGTCAAATTCTCCATTTCCATTACTTATTAGTGTCTCCTTAACTGCTTTCCTTAGTCGCCGCCCCGCCATTGTTGTGAACTCTGCAATTCTTACTAGCTTAATTAGAGATCGTTATTGATGCTTAGTTTAGATTTTATCCTAGTAAATCATACAAAGGATCGAAGAACTCAGTAGTTTATATGTAAGGCTCCCTTTAGGCTTCGTTTTCAGTTGAATCATCAGTTATCTCAAGGTAAGAAATGatgcatttaattaatactttcaTAGTTTCCCTCGTGCACACTAAATATTGAGCATCTTCTATCAGCAAATCAAAATGAGGCATTGTGAGAGAAAAACAAACCTCCAGGTACGGAAAGAATGATTAGCTTTCCCAACCTTAGCATTTGAATTGGAAGAATTGCCGGCTGCATTTGTATCCACAAAACACACCATCCATGAGAAAAATCTGCTGTACGTGCAAGATATAACTTGGTCCAAATGGTGATAGATCCatgagtaataataataatcataatggATTGATATCTCACTATTTTATTGGGGtcgttcattttaaatgaatggtTAAGatagttgaaagaaaaaagtacttAAAATTTGAGTGGTTCAGCCACACTCAAAATCGACAGTTGAAGGTGGCCGAACTATTCTCTTGATTAAAAGAGTAGACCGGCCACCCTTAAACCGATCATCAAAGTGGCATTGAATCTCAATTAACGGCTCAAATAAAATGTATTGCATTAGATATTGCATTGAATTTCAATTCAATCATAATAGTAGcaataataatatcaatattAACGAGCACTCAGTCCTACCGCCCATGCATATGGCTCAAACATTTCGCCAGTGTCAAGCAAAACAGTTTTGGGCTGTTGGCAGTCCACTTGATATTGGCTTGGTTCTTTCAGCAAATCTCTCAACTGTTTCCATAACTTGTTGATCTGCAAACATTGGGACATCAGAGAGGCAGAGTCCAGGGCCACATATGGGCTTGGATCTGTGAGGCACAAGCCCATTAGGCCCAAGCATAaagctaaaaaaataatattataatagtactgtatttatttattattttatttttttgaaaagataatAGTACTGTATTAATGTAAGGGAAATTATTCCAAAACCTCCATATACGTTATCCcattttgcctttttttatttgaacaatttaaattccaaatttaaaaGGATTTTAAATCTAATACTTtcgcccctttttttttttctcaaataaattaaaatttatatgaaaaatgtaataataccgtttcaattaattttttttgaaaaagaataataataaaaagatttgGGTGGCCTCTAGCCACACCgctctgttttttgtttttgtttttttgtttttttttttttaaaaaaatttactttatttaatttttaaaatatttaataaggacataatgtattttttatattgttttagttatttatttgcagaaaaataaataaaaatttaaaacttttgtAAACTGCAGCCTTAAAttcatcaaattaaaaattagagtCTAGAAGTAAAATCACGTATATGGGGTGGCagaaaattttccctaaaaattaCGCTGACCTTTGTATCACCTTGTTGAAAACCAAAGACACCAGGCCCATCTGTGGTTCCAGCAGCAAAACCTGGACCAAGGGCTGCAGGGCATGTTTTGACAACCTTGTTTCCATCTAAATCAACTTcaatatttgtaaaatttagaTAAACGTGGCGATAATCAATCTTCCCGGTCAGTTCCTCTGCGGGGGACGTAAATAGATCAACAGCCTTTTGGAACTGCCT
Coding sequences within:
- the LOC133871690 gene encoding alcohol dehydrogenase-like 7 is translated as MGPFAKKIKKHIFGLTKSKTEFWEKLENKAVSIDKSPISQRNPKQAQNLVSTSDKTATSDSTGDKTTTSDSTGDKMATSDNTGDKMTTSDSTGDKTATSDRTGDKTTASYRTGDKTATNGKPIRCKAAVGRAPGEPLVIEEIMVAPPMPREVRIRIICSSLCHTDVSIWKLKVDPPGIFPRIFGHEAIGVVESVGEDVDEVTEGDTVIPTFVSDCGECENCRSKKSNLCSKLPFTVSQWMPRYETSRFTDLNGEVIYHFMFVSSFSEYTVVDVAHVTKFDPSIPPNRACLFSCGVSTGVGAAWKTANVEAGSTVAIFGLGSIGLAVSEGARLCGATTIIGVDLNPDKYEIGKKFGVTDFVNAGNCGDKSVSQVINEMTNGGADYCFECIGSASLVHEAYACCRNCWGKTVMVGVARPGSELGLSFHDVLNAGGKSIMGSIFGGLKPKSDIPILLKRYLDKELQLDGFVTHEIQFEDINKAFDLLIEGQSLRCVIWMDK